One Spinacia oleracea cultivar Varoflay chromosome 4, BTI_SOV_V1, whole genome shotgun sequence DNA segment encodes these proteins:
- the LOC110779007 gene encoding 3-ketoacyl-CoA synthase 11, with amino-acid sequence MGDEIKQTPTASVKLKYVKLGYHYLISNALYVVVITLIAILSTSPVPALVAFSDLGRVWDLLKHNLFAIVSCLTLLFFLGTVHFKSRPKAVYLVDFACCKPDASRKTTKLTCMERISKYGTFTYQNIEFQRKIFERSGVGDDTYLPDSVITIPPNPSLGEARKETEKLMFDAIDDLIAKTGITTTEIAIVVVNCSVFTPLPSLSAMIVNHYKLRANVITYNLGGMGCSAGLISMDLAKDLLKVHPDSYALVVSMESITQNWYCGNNRSMLIPNCLFRMGSAAILLSNKGSDRHRSKYRLIHVVRTHKGADDNGYKCAYQQEDEQGYRGVALSKDLMAVAGEALKTNITTLGPLVLPLSEQLLFLATLVAKKVLRFHKIKPYIPDFKLAFDHFCIHAGGRAVLDELEKNLQLSPTHMEPSRMTLYRFGNTSSSSLWYELAYIEAKGRIRKGHRIWQIGFGSGFKCNSAIWYALRSIDATKENNPWSDEIHRFPVHVPRVEAVGM; translated from the exons ATGGGTGATGAAATTAAGCAAACACCAACAGCTTCCGTAAAACTCAAGTATGTAAAGCTTGGGTACCATTATCTCATCTCGAACGCCTTATATGTCGTTGTCATAACACTTATAGCCATCTTATCTACATCCCCGGTTCCAGCCTTGGTTGCTTTCTCCGACTTGGGTCGGGTTTGGGATCTATTGAAACACAACCTTTTCGCTATTGTGTCGTGTTTAACTCTATTATTCTTTTTGGGTACGGTCCACTTCAAGAGCCGTCCTAAGGCGGTTTACTTAGTCGATTTTGCGTGTTGTAAACCTGATGCTTCACGTAAAACCACTAAGCTGACGTGCATGGAGAGAATTTCTAAATATGGTACGTTCACTTATCAGAATATTGAGTTTCAAAGGAAGATTTTTGAGAGGTCTGGGGTTGGAGACGATACGTACTTACCAGATTCGGTAATTACAATTCCTCCAAACCCGTCGTTAGGGGAGGCCAGAAAGGAAACGGAGAAGCTCATGTTTGATGCCATTGATGACCTAATAGCGAAAACGGGGATCACGACTACGGAAATAGCCATTGTTGTTGTTAATTGTAGTGTGTTTACTCCTTTACCTTCGCTTTCGGCAATGATCGTTAATCATTACAAGCTTAGAGCCAACGTTATAACGTATAATCTTGGTGGAATGGGGTGCAGTGCTGGTTTAATTTCCATGGATCTTGCTAAAGATCTTTTAAAG GTGCATCCTGATTCGTATGCGTTGGTGGTGAGTATGGAGAGCATAACACAAAATTGGTATTGTGGTAACAATCGGTCAATGCTCATCCCAAATTGCCTTTTCCGAATGGGTAGTGCAGCGATCCTCTTGTCCAACAAAGGTAGTGACCGGCATCGATCAAAGTACCGACTTATCCACGTTGTCCGCACACACAAAGGTGCAGACGACAACGGCTATAAATGCGCATACCAGCAAGAAGATGAACAAGGATACCGTGGTGTAGCCCTGTCTAAGGACCTAATGGCTGTGGCAGGGGAAGCTTTAAAGACAAATATTACCACCCTAGGACCATTAGTTCTCCCTTTATCGGAACAACTTCTATTTTTGGCCACATTGGTTGCCAAAAAGGTGTTACGCTTTCACAAGATAAAACCGTACATACCAGATTTCAAGCTTGCTTTCGACCATTTCTGCATTCATGCTGGAGGCAGAGCAGTATTAGATGAACTTGAGAAGAATCTCCAGCTTTCTCCAACACATATGGAGCCGTCTAGGATGACTCTTTACAGGTTTGGTAATACGTCTAGTAGTTCATTGTGGTACGAGCTTGCCTATATCGAGGCTAAGGGAAGAATTCGAAAGGGCCACCGGATTTGGCAGATTGGTTTCGGTTCAGGTTTTAAGTGCAATAGCGCCATTTGGTACGCGTTGCGTAGCATTGATGCTACTAAGGAAAATAACCCTTGGAGTGACGAGATTCATCGATTTCCAGTTCATGTACCTCGAGTAGAAGCTGTTGGTATGTGA